One window of the Dreissena polymorpha isolate Duluth1 chromosome 5, UMN_Dpol_1.0, whole genome shotgun sequence genome contains the following:
- the LOC127832645 gene encoding 7SK snRNA methylphosphate capping enzyme-like yields the protein MSVQVKTHAKTEFDRVEMACSVKSFSSPEAFRKSKDDSTIKSESRFTQPWGRKRRYSQSGRRDDGAARRKRIKSTPSIGPLPNKFLNGGSIDDPLNLNGLDHSELGKQLNSVTPQSSPLPSRRESIKVAIPFDFTDPLKLNDSDESLDFEKLLRKKRQRSRHRKKDDGAIFSPPKNIIKDKNLMEALKIEIDTDQFKDDANAVFELKPKELVKPRSVCDKIVSPVIPQVSPKCVKRRRTNSGSKTETSPTIARSLNLPSNHLGKHHDKKTPPKNKFRQPKPPQSKRDCNKSGAGKKTLKFIYGNYNRYYGYRNPTLEEDGRLKCFRKEWFESKCVLDIGCNVGNLTMSLALKFNPAKVTGMDIDPSLIGAARKNVRYYMSANLTEATKFPISNLLSYGPIVAPPVSNDASKQPVFPHNVLFKQGNYVLETDELLDLQKEEFDVILALSITKWIHFNWGDEGLRRFFKRVYKQLRPGGRFILEPQPWSSYKKKKKLTPTIHENFKSIHLRPEQFTDYLLSRDVGFSTCNTVDVPYNASKGFRRPILVFFKSDTIQNSPWSEVGSYTPVPIIHTTVGAFHDDGSLMSEDSSSSSSDSSCSQCSEVSGASSLANCDRIVANLETCTKRVTFDMGVLKPGTSPAQVFSGVDTGEEDVMEVKPYGDPVVDGDPVVGHADSIESAGNEVNDADMANVEHSEPSSATTVTYGNGNNIQNNTCAPAAGQDLSEQVKSVADNTDSG from the exons ATGAGCGTGCAAGTTAAAACTCACGCGAAAACGGAATTCGATAGAGTAGAAATGGCTTGCAGCGTCAAAAGCTTTTCATCTCCGGAAGCATTTAGAAAGTCAAAGGATGACAGCACAATCAAAAGTGAAAGTAGATTTACACAGCCGTGGGGAAGGAAACGAAGATACAGTCAAAGTGGGAGACGCGATGATGGTGCTGCACGGAGAAAGCGAATTAAGTCTACACCAAGCATTGGACCACTGCCAAATAAGTTTCTAAATGGTGGTAGTATTGATGACCCATTGAATTTAAATGGTCTTGACCATTCAGAACTTGGGAAACAGTTAAATTCAGTGACACCTCAGTCCTCTCCTTTGCCTTCCAGAAGAGAATCTATTAAAGTTGCCATTCCATTTGATTTCACAGATCCACTGAAATTGAATGATAGTGATGAGAGTTTAGACTTTGAAAAGTTATTGCGGAAGAAAAGGCAGCGCAGTAGACATCGAAAGAAGGATGATGGTGCGATCTTTAGTCCacctaaaaatatcataaaagataAAAACTTAATGGAGGCGCTAAAAATTGAAATAGACACAGATCAGTTTAAAGATGATGCAAATGCTGTTTTTGAACTGAAACCCAAAGAACTTGTGAAGCCAAGATCTGTTTGCGACAAAATAGTGTCTCCTGTTATTCCACAGGTTTCCCCCAAATGTGTGAAAAGGAGGAGGACCAACAGCGGCAGTAAAACTGAAACCTCTCCAACTATTGCAAGATCTCTTAATTTGCCATCAAATCATCTGGGAAAACATCATGATAAGAAAACGCCTCCAAAAAATAAATTCAGACAGCCAAAACCACCACAAAGCAAGAGAGACTGTAATAAATCTGGTGCTGGAAAAAAGACTCTAAAGTTTATATATGGCAACTATAACAGATATTATGGATATCGTAATCCTACATTGGAAGAAGATGGACGGTTGAAGTGCTTTAGAAAGGAATGGTTTGAAAGCAAATGTGTTCTAGATATTGGCTGTAATGTTGGAAACTTGACTATGTCATTGGCTTTGAAATTTAATCCAGCAAAAGTGACAGGAATGGATATTGATCCAAGTCTAATCGGCGCTGCTAGGAAGAATGTTAGATACTACATGTCTGCAAACCTAACAGAAGCGACGAAATTTCCAATCTCAAACCTATTGAGCTATGGACCCATTGTGGCACCACCTGTATCAAATGATGCCAGCAAACAGCCAGTTTTTCCACACAATGTTTTGTTtaagcag gGGAACTATGTGTTGGAAACAGATGAACTGCTGGACCTACAGAAGGAAGAATTTGATGTTATTCTAGCGCTCAGCATAACAAAATGGATCCACTTCAATTGGGGAGATGAGGGTTTGAGGCGGTTCTTCAAACGAGTGTACAAGCAGCTGCGCCCAGGGGGACGTTTCATACTGGAGCCTCAGCCTTGGTCTTCGtacaaaaagaaaaagaaactgacg CCAACCATACATGAGAATTTTAAGAGCATACATCTGCGCCCGGAGCAATTCACTGACTACCTTCTCTCTAGGGATGTTGGTTTTAGTACCTGCAATACTGTAGATGTGCCATACAACGCATCCAAAG GCTTCCGTCGGCCAATCCTGGTGTTCTTCAAGAGTGACACGATACAGAACAGCCCCTGGTCTGAGGTGGGGAGCTACACACCTGTACCCATAATACACACCACAGTGGGAGCCTTCCATGACG ATGGCAGCCTGATGTCTGAGGATTCAAGTTCCAGTTCCTCTGACAGTTCATGCTCTCAATGCTCCGAGGTGTCTGGCGCGTCGAGTCTCGCCAATTGTGACAGGATAGTGGCTAACCTGGAAACATGCACCAAACGTGTCACCTTTGATATGGGGGTGCTGAAGCCTGGCACAAGTCCCGCCCAAGTGTTCTCAGGGGTCGATACCGGTGAAGAAGATGTAATGGAGGTGAAACCTTATGGGGACCCAGTGGTTGATGGGGACCCAGTGGTTGGTCATGCAGACAGTATTGAATCTGCTGGCAATGAAGTTAATGATGCAGATATGGCTAACGTTGAACATAGTGAACCCTCTAGTGCTACTACTGTAACATATGGTAATGGAAATAATATTCAGAACAATACATGTGCTCCTGCGGCAGGACAAGACTTATCTGAACAAGTCAAAAGTGTGGCTGATAACACAGACTCTGGTTAA